The sequence below is a genomic window from Coffea arabica cultivar ET-39 chromosome 8e, Coffea Arabica ET-39 HiFi, whole genome shotgun sequence.
TTGAGTTTTTCACGTAAAAATCTTGGTGTCCtgtgccttttatttttcttgcattttattgtCACTGCTGGTATTATTAATTGGTAATTTGGTTTATTCCTAATTTAACTGGTACTTGGGGAAAGAGAAATTTGTTCTTGGGTTAACTCTGATATTGTGTGCCTGTACCGGTACCCCTTTCCCAACATTTTCTAACATGATTTTCTCCACTGCCACTTTACAATCTGACTGAATTTCTACCTTTCTCTAGCCTTCTAACTTTGCTTTAAAAAGTGCATTCCTGGTTGTATTTGTTTCTTCAATCAACGGTTCACTATTTCTTTGTTCGGGACCTACGCAAGCACTTATAATTGCTCCGTTAGCTCCTCTAGCAAAAATTCCCCAGTTAGCCTTGCCTTTCCTTGTATCTACTGTTGCATCAGTACTGAGCTTGATTATGCCTTCTTGCGGTAGTAACCATTTGTTCTTGCCTCTTGTGTTtccctccttttcttcttcttcatctactttctccGTCTGTACACTCTGACATTCAAACCATTCCTGCATTGCCCCATTAATTATCGAACCTAGAcgctttcttttcttgttgaaatGTATCTGATTTCTtgacttccaaatctgccaTAGGATATTTACTGTTAGTATAATATGATCTTTTCTTTCAACTCTATCCTTGGCTCCCAGGATGCTATTCCACCACAACCAAAACTTATTTCCAAACTCATGGATTTCAGCCCATTTAATTGGAGCCGCGTTCCATTTCATCTCAGCATGGctgcaaaagaaaaacatatgTTCAATTGTCTCTTTACCTTCTCTACAACATATGCAGTTATCATCTTCTTTTCCTATTCTATTCTCAACACCTCATTCACTGGGATTATTCTATGTAACATTTCCATATGAAATGTTTGAGCTTCTGCTTCATATTTAGACTCCATAAAGACTTCTAGACTTTAGTGTTTTGCTCGTTTCTACAACTACTCGCTTCTTGCTGTAtcctttccatttttttccttttggatcTTCTTTGCAACCATATATCCAGTTTTACCAATAGACACTCTTGTAGTTGAGTATGGCCACACTAGTTTGTCTTTTCCATTGCAGATGCTGAGTAGGATACCGATGATACGCTTGCAATCTTCTTCACTAAACACTACTTTTATCTTATCCACATTCCACTTTCCATTTTGTATTAATTCATACACCTTCTGCAATTGACAATTTGGTGGCTTTGAAGTAAATACCTTCCCTTTTCCTCTATCCATTATCCATTTGTCCCTCCAAATATCGATAGTACGTCCATCTCCTACTCTTTTTCTAGCACCCCTTTCAAGCAAATCTCTGGCACTTATAATACTTCTCCACATCCATGAATCACTAGCTCTAATCTTCATCTCCCAAATTGATTGTCCCTTAAAGTACTTTCCCCTCAGCACCTTGCTCATAATCAAATTACGTTGAGTCAGTATTCTTTATAACTGTTTTGCCAACATTGCACTATTGAATTCCTGAATTTGCAGCATCCTTTTCCAATTCATCCAATGAATTCTCTTCTCCTTCTCCTTTTCTCCCCACCAAAACTTTGCCATCTCTTTATTGATCCCCTCACATAATCCTTTAGGCAATTTGCAGCATGCCATTGCATACGTTAGCATAGCTATGATAACTGACTTTAAAAGCACCTATTTGCTTGCT
It includes:
- the LOC140012999 gene encoding uncharacterized protein gives rise to the protein MSKVLRGKYFKGQSIWEMKIRASDSWMWRSIISARDLLERGARKRVGDGRTIDIWRDKWIMDRGKGKVFTSKPPNCQLQKVYELIQNGKWNVDKIKVVFSEEDCKRIIGILLSICNGKDKLVWPYSTTRVSIGKTGYMVAKKIQKEKNGKDTARSDHAEMKWNAAPIKWAEIHEFGNKFWLWWNSILGAKDRVERKDHIILTVNILWQIWKSRNQIHFNKKRKRLGSIINGAMQEWFECQSVQTEKVDEEEEKEGNTRGKNKWLLPQEGIIKLSTDATVDTRKGKANWGIFARGANGAIISACVGPEQRNSEPLIEETNTTRNALFKAKLEG